From the Halococcus saccharolyticus DSM 5350 genome, the window TGCGTGATCGTCCCCGTTTTGTCGAGCACGACCGTGTCGACATCGCGGTAGACTTGGAACGCATCACCGCTCCGCATCAGAATCCCGTTTCTGGCGGCTTCGCCACCACCACGAATCAGCGCGAGCGGCGTTGCCATCCCGAGGGCGCACGGATATCCAAGGACGAGTGCGGCGAGGGCTGCGTAGGCTGCGGTCTGGAGCTGTGGGCCGCTTCCAAGGATCGTGCCGGGGAAAGCCGCCGGGATGATCACCCAGAAGAGGAACGCGGCGGCTGCAATCGAGAGTACGCCCGGCACAAAGTATTTCAGGATTTTATCAGCGAGTTGGATGATACCCGGCTTCATCGCCCGTGCCTCCTCGATCTGCTGGGCAACTTGGTTGAGGAAAGCGTCCTCGCCGGTCGCAGTCACCTCGATCAGCAGCGTCCCCGTTTCGTTGACGCTGCCGCCGATCACTTCGTCGCCGGGTTGCTTGTCAACCGGAGCGGACTCGCCGGTCGCAACGCTTTCATCGACAGCACTCTCGCCATCGATGACCTCCCCATCGATGGGGATATTTTCGCCGGGCTTGACGCGCACGTTGTCACCGACATCGAGTTCATCGACTTCGACATCTTCGACCTCACCGTCCTCGGTGACGCGGCGTGCCGTATCGGGCTGAAGGTCCATCAAGTCCTGGACTGCGCGTGAAGCCCGTGTGCGGACGATGAGACTTGTATACTCCGAGAGAATGTGGTAGGTAGTGATGAACGTCGAGACGATGAAAAAGTGGACGACTGGGAACGACGGGAACACGAACCAGCCGAGGAACCCGCCGGTGAGACCAGCGAACGCACCGGCTTCGAGCAGGACGTGCTGGTTGAAGATGCCTCGCTTGAGGCTGTTGTACGCTTTCTTTTTGATATAGAGTCCCGGCCAGAACATCGTGCCCAGCGCGAGCGCGAGCGAGCCGTACCACATCCACTGCTGATCGGTCTCAGCGAAGATGTTCCAGCCGTTCCGAACGACCATCAGGCCCATCAACCCGAGGGCAAGGAGAGACGCAATCCCGCTGATAAGCAGTTGGCGCTTGCCCTGGTCGAGTTCTTCCTGCTGTTCTTCGAAACGTTTCTCCTTGTTCGGATCTCGGATCGTGTAGCCGAGATCGCGGAGCGTATCCTTGAGTTCGGCGTCTCCCAACTGGTCGTCGTCGTACTGGACAAGCACTTCCTCGTGAGCGAGACTGACGTCGACGTCCTCGACGCCGTCGGTCCGGTCATACGCCTTGGTGATGGTTTCGGCGCAGAATGAACAGCTCATCCCGCCGACGTTGTACTGTGCTTGCTGAGTCGTCATTGTAGGCACCTCTTGGCTGCGGAGCCACTTGACCATTATCACTCTCATTGTAGCTGCTTTATCTGCGTGCTATCACTATCGAATTTGTGCCGGTAATCTTAATTCGATAGCGCCCATATCAACACAGCATACAATGAGTCTCCTCGAAACCGAGGTCCCAATCACCGACGTTATCACAACTGGCCCGGAAAAAGCGAAGGCGCTCGAAAACGATGTCCGCGCGAAAATCCTCGATATGCTCGCCGACGAGGAGATGACCATCGAAGCGATCAACACGGAACTCGAACGGCGTGGCGAGGAGAAAGCAAAGACGACTGTCCGTCACCACGTGAACGTGCTCAAAGACGCTGGGATGGTCCAGCTGTCGCGGCTCGAAGAGGCCGGCGGGGGGACACAGAAGTTCTACAAATCGAACACCCGAGTGTTCTCTTACGAACTCCCCGAAAGCGCCGAAACGACCCTCAACGATGCCGGAGGAACGGCCCGGAAAGGGATGACCGAACTAATCGAACAACTGTACGCTGATCATGGCGAGGAGATCGAAGCGGCTGCGAGCGAAATGAAGCCCTGTGAGTACTGCGAAACCCAACACTACGAGGAGTTCATCGTCCGGGAGCTAGTGAACCGTGCACTGACTGAATTGAGCGAAGACGGCGATCTTGATGCGTTGCTAAGTTCATCGATTTGAGGAAGTGCTCGACCGAGAACGAAGAAATCAGGAAGGATCGATGCCCCATGTCGTCCCACCGAATATCCAAGAAGAAGAAAGATTACGGATAATGAGAGAGGTTCAATAAGGAGCCTGACAACGAAGGAGAAACAGACCGAGGGTATCATAAAACGATTCTCACGGAATCGATTTCAGAGCAGAATATAGCGAATCGACCAGGAAGTCGTTCTGCGGAGTTTTCAATGGAGGAGACCCCAGTGGAAACGAGTGCTACTCTGGCGACCACTCGCAGGCGTCGCCGTAGGTCAGTTCGTTTTCGTTGATATACGCCGACAGGCACGCGTAGTTGCAGAAGTAGTGAGGTGAGCCACAATCGGCGGTGCAGTCGCGTACACAGATGGGGTCGTGGTCGAAGATACGCGAACCACAGTATGCACACGTCTCGTCTGTTTCCGGAGTCTCAACGGTTGTTGCCATATTTCTGGTTGTTAACGAATCACCGAAAGCATTCCGACCCTC encodes:
- a CDS encoding winged helix-turn-helix domain-containing protein, whose translation is MSLLETEVPITDVITTGPEKAKALENDVRAKILDMLADEEMTIEAINTELERRGEEKAKTTVRHHVNVLKDAGMVQLSRLEEAGGGTQKFYKSNTRVFSYELPESAETTLNDAGGTARKGMTELIEQLYADHGEEIEAAASEMKPCEYCETQHYEEFIVRELVNRALTELSEDGDLDALLSSSI
- a CDS encoding heavy metal translocating P-type ATPase, with amino-acid sequence MTTQQAQYNVGGMSCSFCAETITKAYDRTDGVEDVDVSLAHEEVLVQYDDDQLGDAELKDTLRDLGYTIRDPNKEKRFEEQQEELDQGKRQLLISGIASLLALGLMGLMVVRNGWNIFAETDQQWMWYGSLALALGTMFWPGLYIKKKAYNSLKRGIFNQHVLLEAGAFAGLTGGFLGWFVFPSFPVVHFFIVSTFITTYHILSEYTSLIVRTRASRAVQDLMDLQPDTARRVTEDGEVEDVEVDELDVGDNVRVKPGENIPIDGEVIDGESAVDESVATGESAPVDKQPGDEVIGGSVNETGTLLIEVTATGEDAFLNQVAQQIEEARAMKPGIIQLADKILKYFVPGVLSIAAAAFLFWVIIPAAFPGTILGSGPQLQTAAYAALAALVLGYPCALGMATPLALIRGGGEAARNGILMRSGDAFQVYRDVDTVVLDKTGTITQGEPAVNTVVGIGEHPEVDVRRTAASAEAFSEHPLADAILDHADELDLGFSDPAEFDSVTGKGVTATVDGDDVLVGKPGWLTDEGVDLSDGENVVEDLQDRGLTTIGVVVNGELVGVVGIGDEIKDDATATIQRIKDAGIDPVMITGDNERTAQTVAGEVGIDRMMAEVLPDDKREEIRRLQDEQNERVAMVGDGINDAPALTPVSYTHL